In one window of Juglans regia cultivar Chandler chromosome 3, Walnut 2.0, whole genome shotgun sequence DNA:
- the LOC108990590 gene encoding protein MOTHER of FT and TFL1-like, translating into MARSIEPLVVGKVIGDVVDMFTPAANFTVHYGSKQVANGCEIKPSAAADMPSVQILAPRPVSTNLYTLVMVDPDAPSPSEPTMREWLHWIVVDIPEGSDATKGKEFVPYMGPRPPIGIHRYAFVLFKQKSEMMVGCRPPNARANFSARQFAAQYELGLPVAAVYFNSQKEPASRKR; encoded by the exons ATGGCCCGGTCAATAGAGCCACTGGTGGTCGGAAAAGTAATCGGAGACGTGGTCGACATGTTCACTCCGGCTGCCAATTTCACTGTCCATTACGGCTCCAAACAGGTCGCTAATGGCTGCGAAATTAAGCCCTCTGCCGCCGCCGACATGCCCTCTGTCCAGATTCTTGCTCCTCGCCCCGTCTCTACCAATCTCTACACTCTT GTTATGGTTGATCCTGATGCCCCTAGCCCCAGTGAACCAACAATGAGAGAGTGGCTCCATTG GATCGTTGTAGATATCCCAGAGGGATCAGATGCCACCAAAG GGAAAGAATTTGTACCGTACATGGGGCCTCGACCACCAATAGGAATTCATCGATACGCATTTGTGCTGTTTAAGCAAAAAAGTGAGATGATGGTGGGCTGTCGACCTCCAAATGCCCGTGCCAACTTTAGTGCCCGACAGTTTGCCGCTCAATACGAACTTGGCCTTCCGGTTGCAGCCGTGTATTTCAATTCACAGAAGGAACCCGCTTCTAGAAAACGTTGA